The Microbacterium sp. SORGH_AS_0862 genome has a segment encoding these proteins:
- a CDS encoding MSMEG_0567/sll0787 family protein, protein MMFDVPVLTGTPRTQEAPAWVIRVADAADLAAYRAIRRDVFVDEQGLFAGTDHDDIDDDPRTVVLVAATATGDVLGGVRFAPATARDIGWWTGGRLVVRRGARHAGGIGSALVREACREAVSRGVLRFDATVQERNEPLFRHLGWVRWGETSIGGTPHVRMRWPIDRIVELVGAMKLPLGDVLAGIRDDHPDALGGDGWVGDDGAPVSGTDVVVATDAILPALIDKDPEWAGWCGVLVNVNDLSAMGARAVGLMDAVSAPTPSAVRRIVSGLRSAAVAWDVPILGGHTQVRGAASLAVTALGRTSAPIPGGGGRAGHRLGLTVDLHGRWRRGFEGRQWDSTSTRTGEELRHLAGLLAAHRPAAAKDVSMAGIVGTTAMLAEASGTGARIDVADIPAPPDVAFGDWLTCFPGYGMLTAEALEIPSPLAHSATIGQLSAEPGVVLRWPDGVETRALDTDATGLGQA, encoded by the coding sequence ATGATGTTCGACGTGCCGGTGTTGACCGGCACACCCCGCACGCAGGAGGCGCCCGCGTGGGTGATCCGGGTGGCCGATGCGGCGGACCTCGCCGCGTACCGCGCGATTCGGCGCGACGTCTTCGTCGACGAGCAGGGGCTTTTCGCCGGCACGGATCACGACGACATCGACGACGACCCCCGCACCGTGGTGCTCGTCGCGGCGACCGCCACAGGTGACGTGCTCGGCGGGGTGCGGTTTGCCCCCGCCACCGCACGCGACATCGGCTGGTGGACGGGCGGCCGACTGGTCGTGCGTCGCGGCGCTCGGCACGCGGGCGGGATCGGTTCCGCTCTCGTTCGCGAAGCGTGTCGCGAGGCGGTGAGCCGCGGCGTGCTGCGCTTCGACGCCACGGTGCAGGAGCGCAACGAGCCCCTCTTCCGCCACCTCGGATGGGTGCGTTGGGGCGAGACCTCGATCGGCGGTACTCCCCACGTGCGGATGCGCTGGCCCATCGACCGCATCGTCGAGCTCGTAGGGGCGATGAAGCTCCCCCTCGGCGACGTGCTCGCCGGCATCCGCGACGACCATCCCGACGCCCTCGGCGGCGACGGCTGGGTGGGCGACGACGGGGCGCCGGTGTCGGGCACCGACGTCGTGGTCGCCACCGACGCGATCCTCCCCGCCCTCATCGACAAAGACCCCGAGTGGGCCGGGTGGTGTGGGGTGCTGGTGAACGTCAACGACCTGTCGGCGATGGGCGCGCGGGCGGTGGGGCTGATGGATGCCGTGTCGGCGCCCACCCCGTCGGCGGTCCGCCGCATCGTGTCGGGGTTGCGCAGCGCCGCGGTCGCGTGGGATGTGCCGATCCTGGGCGGGCACACGCAGGTACGCGGGGCGGCGTCGCTGGCTGTGACAGCGCTCGGGCGAACGTCCGCGCCGATCCCCGGAGGCGGCGGGCGGGCCGGGCACCGGCTCGGGCTGACCGTCGACCTGCACGGCCGCTGGCGTCGCGGCTTCGAGGGCCGCCAGTGGGACTCGACCTCCACCCGGACGGGGGAGGAGCTGCGGCACCTGGCGGGGCTCCTCGCTGCGCACCGGCCCGCTGCGGCGAAAGACGTCAGCATGGCCGGCATCGTCGGCACGACGGCGATGCTCGCCGAGGCCTCCGGCACCGGCGCGCGCATCGACGTGGCCGACATACCCGCGCCGCCCGACGTCGCCTTCGGCGACTGGCTCACCTGCTTCCCTGGGTACGGCATGCTCACGGCCGAGGCGCTCGAGATCCCCTCGCCGCTCGCGCACTCGGCCACGATCGGTCAACTGAGCGCCGAGCCCGGCGTCGTGCTGAGGTGGCCCGACGGCGTCGAGACCCGTGCGCTCGACACGGATGCCACCGGCCTCGGCCAGGCGTAA
- a CDS encoding MSMEG_0568 family radical SAM protein, which produces MENVSALAPAQHDRVSTRVSLALLGVRSDAPVRRAGGAGPSDDGHFIVDGEGAAIPLNPKSPYVITATGRLTRDGADLGFDVAPVARPRFYDLQTDEGVAYDKIAKLHGKNVLATTVVQTCVRYDESERCRFCAIEASLAAGTTIAVKTPAMLAEVAEAAVRLDGVTHMVMTTGTSNGWDRGAKHLARCVRAVKAAVPQLEIQVQCEPPADLQAITDLYGAGARSIGIHVESMDDEVRRRWMPGKSRVSMDEYRAAWREAVRVFGWNQVSTYLIVGMGEDPDEAVEGARELIEMGVYPFVVPFRPLKGTLATDVDKVPAPHRAVVDDITSRVAKLLHAAGMRGEDQKAGCAACGACSILKTAGA; this is translated from the coding sequence ATGGAGAACGTTTCAGCGCTCGCACCGGCCCAACACGACCGCGTATCGACGCGCGTCAGTCTAGCCCTGCTCGGTGTCCGCAGCGACGCGCCCGTGCGTCGCGCCGGCGGAGCCGGCCCCAGCGATGACGGCCATTTCATCGTCGACGGCGAAGGGGCCGCCATCCCGTTGAATCCGAAGAGTCCGTATGTCATCACGGCAACCGGTCGGCTCACCCGCGACGGCGCCGACCTCGGATTCGATGTCGCGCCGGTCGCGCGCCCTCGGTTCTACGATCTGCAGACCGACGAGGGCGTTGCCTACGACAAGATCGCGAAGCTGCATGGCAAGAACGTTCTCGCGACCACGGTCGTGCAGACGTGCGTGCGATACGACGAGAGCGAACGCTGTCGATTCTGCGCGATCGAGGCCTCTCTCGCCGCCGGCACGACCATCGCAGTGAAGACGCCGGCGATGCTCGCCGAGGTAGCCGAAGCTGCGGTGAGGCTCGACGGCGTCACTCACATGGTCATGACCACCGGCACCTCCAACGGGTGGGATCGGGGTGCGAAACACCTGGCCCGGTGCGTGCGCGCGGTGAAGGCGGCGGTGCCGCAACTCGAGATCCAGGTGCAGTGCGAGCCGCCCGCCGACCTCCAGGCCATCACTGATCTGTACGGCGCCGGCGCCCGGTCCATCGGCATCCATGTCGAGTCCATGGATGACGAGGTGCGCCGACGGTGGATGCCGGGCAAGTCCCGCGTGAGCATGGACGAGTATCGCGCCGCGTGGCGCGAGGCTGTGCGGGTGTTCGGCTGGAACCAGGTGTCGACCTACCTGATCGTCGGGATGGGGGAGGACCCAGATGAGGCGGTCGAGGGAGCGCGCGAGTTGATTGAGATGGGCGTCTACCCGTTCGTCGTGCCGTTCCGCCCGCTGAAGGGCACGCTCGCCACCGACGTCGACAAGGTTCCGGCGCCGCACCGCGCGGTCGTCGACGACATCACCTCGCGGGTCGCGAAGCTGCTGCACGCGGCCGGTATGCGCGGCGAGGATCAGAAGGCCGGCTGTGCCGCGTGCGGGGCGTGCAGCATCCTCAAGACGGCGGGCGCATGA
- a CDS encoding large exoprotein, translated as MGGQVLGGGVIFLVAVTLWLLYLLPSWHSRHQYNAAERNAVRLNQALRVLAETSETPEEVRLELTARTASAQQRLARQTLAERERAQLEVARQELAAAKQEARAVRERPEVRMARARRRARLTATVLALLSLAGAGLGVWVQVAMASTTVLWASGAVFVVSVLMLQQMSRVARRAARRVAPAPQVVVEARQVDVQDVALPTRSAPATWEPRSLPRPLAATSGSQASLVQDAADARAALRRAAVEEAKRERAEQAAPPSIDTARVAKAPEESPFARMGYVDDAEIEDHVRRLLSTRRAAG; from the coding sequence ATGGGCGGACAGGTGTTGGGCGGAGGGGTGATCTTCCTCGTCGCTGTGACGCTTTGGCTGCTCTACCTCCTGCCCTCCTGGCACAGCCGACACCAGTACAACGCTGCCGAGCGCAATGCGGTTCGCCTCAATCAGGCCCTCCGGGTTCTCGCCGAGACCAGCGAGACGCCCGAGGAGGTGCGGCTCGAGCTGACGGCACGCACCGCATCCGCTCAACAGAGGCTCGCGCGTCAGACGCTCGCCGAGCGCGAGCGGGCACAGCTCGAGGTCGCGCGTCAGGAGCTCGCGGCCGCCAAGCAGGAGGCTCGTGCGGTGCGCGAACGTCCCGAGGTGCGCATGGCCCGGGCACGCAGACGCGCGCGTCTGACGGCCACCGTCCTGGCGCTTCTGTCGCTCGCAGGAGCGGGGCTGGGAGTATGGGTGCAGGTGGCCATGGCGAGCACTACCGTGCTGTGGGCGTCGGGTGCGGTCTTCGTCGTCTCGGTGCTGATGCTGCAGCAGATGTCGCGTGTGGCGCGTCGCGCAGCTCGCCGAGTCGCTCCCGCCCCGCAGGTGGTAGTCGAGGCCCGCCAGGTTGATGTGCAGGATGTGGCACTGCCGACGCGGTCCGCTCCCGCCACGTGGGAGCCGCGCTCGTTGCCCCGTCCTCTGGCAGCAACGTCGGGGTCGCAGGCGTCTCTCGTACAGGATGCGGCGGACGCGCGCGCAGCGCTTCGTCGCGCCGCGGTCGAGGAGGCCAAGCGTGAGCGCGCTGAGCAGGCCGCGCCGCCGTCGATCGACACCGCACGGGTCGCGAAGGCGCCCGAAGAGTCGCCCTTCGCGCGGATGGGATACGTCGACGACGCGGAGATCGAGGACCACGTTCGGCGCCTGCTCTCGACGCGTCGAGCGGCTGGTTGA
- a CDS encoding LysR family transcriptional regulator, whose product MQLDLNLLRPLHALLQEQSVTRAAAALGLSQPACSAALGRLRRHFDDPLLVRVRGRGTQLTPLARRLRGTVAALMNDIDAVAGASSSFDPATSDREFTILVSDAEAEVIAPALIQRLRLEAPHARLRLEAPSSAMQPTLREQLSRHDLVVLPEPALPEGVPTLTLYEERWAYVVSLDDDLREPVDPAYLARRSWAACYDIINAPWSPARLIERSGMEEILVVRTDSFLQLFAVVESGGLTALVPARLAIKRCAANATRWVPVPEQIAPSFRICAAWSPLHTLDPAHRWLRELVASVVA is encoded by the coding sequence ATGCAACTCGACCTCAACCTTCTTCGCCCGCTCCACGCGCTGTTGCAGGAGCAGAGCGTCACACGCGCCGCTGCGGCGCTTGGGTTGTCTCAGCCGGCGTGCAGTGCTGCACTCGGTCGGTTACGACGTCACTTCGACGATCCGCTTCTCGTCCGAGTGCGCGGTCGCGGCACCCAGTTGACGCCGCTGGCGCGACGCCTTCGGGGCACGGTTGCAGCGCTCATGAACGACATCGACGCGGTCGCGGGAGCATCGAGCTCCTTCGACCCCGCCACCAGCGACCGCGAGTTCACGATCCTGGTGTCGGATGCCGAGGCCGAGGTGATCGCTCCGGCATTGATCCAACGGCTACGCCTCGAGGCGCCTCATGCTCGCCTTCGTCTCGAGGCGCCCTCCAGCGCCATGCAGCCGACGCTCCGTGAGCAACTCAGCCGCCACGATCTGGTTGTCCTCCCGGAGCCGGCGCTTCCGGAGGGCGTGCCCACTCTCACCCTCTACGAAGAGCGGTGGGCCTACGTGGTCTCCCTCGACGACGATCTTCGCGAACCCGTGGATCCGGCCTATCTCGCTCGTCGCAGCTGGGCGGCTTGCTACGACATCATCAACGCGCCGTGGTCGCCCGCCCGGCTGATCGAGCGCAGCGGCATGGAAGAGATCCTCGTGGTCCGCACCGACAGCTTCCTCCAACTGTTCGCGGTCGTCGAGAGCGGAGGCCTGACTGCGCTGGTGCCGGCGCGGCTTGCGATCAAGCGCTGCGCGGCCAACGCCACGAGGTGGGTGCCGGTGCCGGAACAGATCGCCCCGTCGTTTCGTATCTGCGCTGCGTGGAGTCCGCTTCACACGCTCGATCCGGCTCATCGATGGCTTCGTGAGCTGGTCGCATCGGTCGTCGCCTGA
- a CDS encoding helix-turn-helix domain-containing protein — protein MSEADISTAAALYREGRSAAIIGRRLGFDPQTVLNGLRSVEVPIRARPGRDRQGPR, from the coding sequence ATGAGCGAGGCGGATATCTCGACCGCGGCGGCGCTGTATCGCGAAGGACGTTCGGCCGCGATCATCGGACGCAGACTCGGGTTCGACCCGCAGACCGTGCTCAACGGACTGCGAAGCGTTGAGGTTCCGATCCGCGCGCGTCCCGGGCGCGACCGCCAAGGACCACGCTGA
- a CDS encoding MFS transporter gives MEQRSNSQQHPNAGTRPQSLRAAGLALTGLAAVFLIEMLDTSVLNVALPTIAKDLAASASELQWVSGAYALMFGALMLVFGSIADRFGRRRMMLIGLALFGVSSAAVLFVSTPEELVLLRALTGVAAAMTAPGSMALSFRLFDDDALRVRATALISTVGLVGLAVGPTIGGLVLEVAPWQTLLLMNVPIAVLAFLGIRLGIRADRPDELRLVPIDVLGAILGTAAIVLALLTPTMLLDAIPGAWAVGVAAVVALAAFVVRQRRASHPLIDMALLRRRPVSTGLIYQAALGLATAGLGYTVTLQLQLVWGWPPALAALGVLPQVITMIAIGPFVERIVKTFGIDKSALFGSCAVITGLLLYALFARLSYVLIAIAMMLVAAGMRVTMITTTINVMRGLPSDRTSIGAAFNDTAQELAAGIGIAIVGLVVAASTSGPLIAEGWTSTQSITLENAITLGVLTLTTTAFTLLAVALVRARRSRAEAAH, from the coding sequence ATGGAACAGCGATCCAATTCACAGCAGCACCCGAACGCGGGCACCCGCCCGCAGTCGCTTCGCGCTGCGGGGCTTGCCCTCACGGGTCTTGCGGCAGTGTTCCTCATCGAAATGCTCGACACCTCGGTGCTGAACGTCGCACTGCCGACGATCGCGAAGGATCTGGCAGCCTCCGCATCAGAATTGCAGTGGGTGAGCGGCGCCTATGCGTTGATGTTCGGCGCACTGATGCTCGTCTTCGGATCCATCGCTGATCGATTCGGTCGCCGCCGCATGATGCTCATCGGCCTCGCGCTGTTCGGCGTGTCAAGCGCGGCAGTCTTGTTCGTGTCGACTCCCGAGGAACTGGTCCTTCTTAGGGCGCTGACCGGTGTCGCCGCGGCCATGACCGCCCCCGGTTCGATGGCGTTGTCGTTTCGACTCTTCGATGACGATGCACTCCGCGTGCGGGCGACCGCCCTGATCTCCACGGTCGGACTCGTCGGCCTCGCAGTCGGACCGACAATCGGCGGGCTGGTTCTCGAGGTCGCTCCTTGGCAGACGCTCTTGTTGATGAACGTCCCCATCGCTGTACTGGCTTTTCTCGGGATTCGTCTCGGGATCCGCGCCGACCGTCCGGATGAGCTGCGCCTTGTTCCCATCGATGTGCTCGGGGCTATCTTGGGCACTGCCGCGATTGTCCTCGCGCTACTCACCCCCACGATGCTCCTCGACGCGATTCCAGGTGCATGGGCGGTCGGCGTGGCAGCCGTGGTCGCCCTCGCTGCCTTCGTCGTCCGTCAGCGCCGAGCGTCGCACCCGCTCATCGACATGGCGCTACTCCGACGCCGCCCCGTCTCGACGGGATTGATTTATCAAGCGGCGCTCGGACTCGCGACCGCCGGCCTCGGCTACACCGTCACCCTGCAACTGCAGCTCGTGTGGGGATGGCCACCTGCACTCGCCGCACTCGGTGTGCTTCCGCAAGTCATCACCATGATCGCGATCGGACCCTTCGTCGAACGAATCGTCAAGACATTCGGCATCGACAAATCCGCGCTCTTCGGCTCCTGCGCGGTCATCACCGGGCTCCTGCTCTACGCCCTCTTCGCGCGCTTGAGCTATGTCCTCATTGCCATCGCGATGATGCTCGTCGCCGCAGGCATGCGCGTGACCATGATCACTACGACAATCAACGTCATGCGCGGCCTCCCCTCCGACCGCACATCAATCGGCGCCGCATTCAACGACACCGCACAAGAACTCGCCGCCGGAATCGGCATCGCCATCGTCGGCTTGGTCGTCGCAGCATCAACCAGCGGCCCCCTCATCGCAGAGGGATGGACATCGACGCAATCGATCACTCTTGAGAACGCGATCACCCTTGGCGTCCTGACATTGACGACGACCGCGTTCACGCTTCTCGCCGTTGCTCTCGTCAGAGCGCGTCGTAGCCGCGCCGAGGCAGCACACTGA
- a CDS encoding MFS transporter, which translates to MNFPTPVPQSSESAPVDPRTGRHATAAQGILLLAASSMPVLGTVLISPVLPSIGQQFGNDPAAAALVPLIASAPALLIGLLSPVAGLLVERLGSKRVLLIGLVVYALVGTAPAFLNSLAPIIATRLAVGAAEAFIMTCCTALITDYYVQRMRVRYLSLQAVVTALAATVFLALGGLLGNLGWRAPFWVYPVSLVLAVAGWLILWPVGRRSSQTTAGPTRTRLSARVLAFPMAISFIAAIVLLIPIVQLPYLLVGAGTTSPGTIGLTAAIVSLATALGAFTYPLLVRVIDPAKVRIVAFVLAGCGLLVVPLTPGATGIAAAMAITSLGTGSLLPGLVTWAVDAVPPSRRGQGIGWWWSSIYLGQFASPLVVVALSEVLGGLTVAVVAVGGVSVATALFLVFVPATPRPTVSETVAVEG; encoded by the coding sequence ATGAACTTTCCGACCCCCGTTCCACAGTCCTCCGAGTCCGCCCCCGTCGATCCGCGCACGGGTCGTCACGCTACCGCCGCGCAAGGCATTCTGCTGTTGGCCGCCAGTAGCATGCCCGTGCTGGGGACGGTTCTCATCTCGCCGGTGCTGCCGTCCATCGGTCAGCAGTTCGGAAACGATCCGGCCGCTGCCGCGCTCGTTCCGCTGATCGCCTCGGCGCCGGCGCTGCTCATCGGGCTCCTCTCGCCCGTCGCCGGCCTTCTCGTCGAACGTCTGGGAAGCAAGCGTGTGCTGCTGATCGGGCTCGTCGTCTACGCCCTCGTCGGCACGGCGCCTGCCTTCCTGAATAGCCTGGCGCCGATCATCGCGACCCGCTTGGCTGTGGGCGCTGCCGAAGCCTTCATCATGACCTGCTGCACCGCGCTGATCACCGACTACTACGTGCAGCGCATGCGAGTGAGGTACCTCAGCCTGCAGGCTGTCGTCACCGCGCTCGCGGCAACGGTGTTCCTTGCGCTCGGCGGACTGTTGGGCAACCTCGGATGGCGCGCACCTTTCTGGGTCTATCCTGTATCGCTCGTGCTCGCCGTGGCCGGCTGGCTGATCCTCTGGCCCGTCGGGCGTCGCTCCTCGCAGACGACCGCGGGCCCGACACGGACACGCCTCTCAGCGCGGGTGCTGGCCTTTCCAATGGCAATCAGCTTCATCGCGGCCATCGTCCTACTCATTCCGATCGTCCAACTCCCGTACCTGCTGGTCGGAGCCGGCACCACGTCGCCTGGGACGATCGGGCTCACCGCCGCTATCGTTTCGCTGGCCACCGCGCTGGGCGCGTTCACCTATCCCCTCCTCGTGCGCGTCATAGACCCCGCGAAGGTCCGCATCGTCGCCTTCGTCCTGGCCGGCTGCGGACTACTCGTCGTGCCCTTGACCCCGGGAGCGACCGGGATCGCTGCAGCGATGGCGATCACCAGTCTGGGCACAGGGTCGCTGCTCCCCGGTCTCGTGACATGGGCCGTCGACGCGGTGCCGCCATCGCGCCGAGGACAGGGCATCGGGTGGTGGTGGTCGTCGATCTACCTCGGACAGTTCGCCTCGCCCCTCGTCGTGGTGGCCCTCAGCGAAGTGCTCGGTGGGCTGACGGTCGCGGTCGTAGCCGTGGGCGGCGTCAGCGTTGCAACGGCGCTCTTTCTCGTCTTCGTCCCCGCAACTCCTCGTCCGACAGTGTCCGAGACGGTCGCCGTCGAAGGATGA
- a CDS encoding alpha/beta hydrolase, whose protein sequence is MYEDVTFNLPTTTLRGRLYLPPTDEEPSPVVIAHSGIGSVAEGIYDLAPTFTESGSAVLFYDHRGFGYSDGLPRQEVDPLQFARDLRDVITLLSDHPRIDAGRISLLGLSLGGLVSLLVAGTDHRIASVVAIVPPISGFSARGLFPADALRQLDEDLARDRSAQLHGAEPRMLQTSGVRVPGGPDVMFDDPEGWAFVQRYMDLPSFRNELTLSSAGRVFEAEVGGYAPRIVAPVLMVLASNDTVAPVADARAFFDDLRGEKELWEYPGQHYGILLDNYRAIISRSMSWIAGRRHPVPAVAV, encoded by the coding sequence ATGTACGAAGATGTCACCTTCAACCTTCCCACGACGACGCTGCGGGGCCGCTTGTATCTCCCGCCGACGGACGAAGAACCGTCACCGGTCGTGATCGCGCACTCCGGGATTGGCAGTGTCGCCGAGGGCATCTACGACCTTGCGCCGACCTTCACCGAAAGCGGGTCAGCGGTGCTCTTCTACGACCACCGCGGTTTCGGCTACAGCGATGGGCTTCCGCGTCAGGAGGTCGATCCGCTGCAGTTCGCGCGAGACTTGCGCGATGTGATCACCCTTCTGTCCGACCACCCCCGAATCGACGCGGGCCGGATCTCATTGCTGGGTCTCAGTCTGGGAGGGCTGGTCAGCCTGCTGGTGGCCGGCACGGACCACCGCATCGCATCCGTGGTCGCGATCGTCCCACCCATCAGCGGGTTCTCGGCCCGCGGACTGTTCCCGGCAGACGCCCTTCGCCAACTCGACGAGGATCTCGCACGGGATCGGAGTGCTCAGCTGCACGGGGCCGAACCTCGAATGCTGCAGACCAGCGGGGTACGCGTTCCCGGAGGTCCCGACGTCATGTTCGATGACCCCGAGGGATGGGCGTTCGTACAGCGCTACATGGATCTGCCCAGTTTCCGTAATGAGCTCACACTGTCCTCGGCCGGACGAGTGTTCGAGGCCGAAGTCGGCGGGTACGCGCCGAGGATCGTCGCGCCGGTGCTCATGGTGCTCGCGTCGAACGACACTGTTGCTCCCGTGGCCGATGCTCGCGCATTCTTCGATGACCTTCGCGGCGAGAAAGAGCTCTGGGAATACCCAGGCCAGCACTACGGCATCCTCCTGGACAACTACCGGGCCATCATCTCGCGGTCCATGAGCTGGATCGCAGGTCGACGCCACCCCGTGCCCGCGGTCGCTGTCTGA
- a CDS encoding class I SAM-dependent methyltransferase, with product MRSERPLGSYGVDAPWVPWMWIGYAILYTCLAIASVVLWSAWRPITVLLCVVALASVLGAALFWYASLRGKFILWEQILRSANVCDRRNALDLGCGHGMVAIMTARRAPAMTVVGIDLWRSVDQSGNTPEAAQANARMNGVDDRVRFDTGDMTALPYESNSFDLITASLAIHNIPSREGRRDAINEAVRVLSDGGTILIADIRRTKQYAQDLRAAGLHVTTQPLGWRGWWSGPWMATTSLSAVKPPAPKRTRLSA from the coding sequence ATGAGAAGCGAAAGACCGCTAGGCAGCTACGGGGTGGACGCCCCCTGGGTTCCGTGGATGTGGATCGGCTACGCCATCCTCTACACCTGCCTTGCCATCGCATCGGTGGTCTTATGGTCTGCGTGGCGGCCCATCACAGTCCTCCTCTGCGTCGTCGCCTTAGCCTCGGTACTCGGGGCAGCGCTGTTCTGGTATGCCTCACTGCGCGGCAAATTCATCCTCTGGGAGCAGATTCTGCGGTCCGCGAACGTATGCGATCGCCGGAACGCACTCGATCTCGGGTGCGGGCACGGCATGGTCGCAATCATGACGGCACGACGAGCCCCAGCGATGACCGTCGTCGGTATCGATCTCTGGCGTAGCGTCGACCAATCCGGGAACACCCCGGAGGCCGCACAGGCGAACGCAAGGATGAACGGCGTCGATGATCGAGTCCGATTCGACACCGGAGACATGACCGCGCTGCCATACGAGTCGAACTCGTTCGACCTCATCACTGCCAGCCTCGCCATTCACAACATCCCTTCCCGAGAAGGACGCCGCGACGCAATCAACGAGGCCGTGCGAGTGCTTTCGGACGGAGGGACGATCCTCATCGCGGACATCCGACGCACGAAGCAGTACGCCCAAGACCTCCGCGCAGCGGGCCTACACGTCACAACCCAACCGCTCGGCTGGCGCGGCTGGTGGAGCGGCCCCTGGATGGCGACAACCTCACTGAGTGCAGTGAAACCACCGGCGCCGAAGAGGACCCGACTCAGCGCCTAG
- a CDS encoding TetR/AcrR family transcriptional regulator, whose product MPASHTSGRRRKDASLSREEIVRAAIEILEESGETGLTFRMLSERLRSGSGAIYWHVSNRNELLDLACEQVLANVATTNDQKPIRELEAIRSIALSLFDNLDRHPWVGARLPKSPGLHGTLRVLDRIGGLLDSYGVPAKRQFYVATAIVTYVMGVAAQMADNAQSVTPGQTQDEWLMEQSKRWEELDAERYPFLHATASDFRHHDDRSQFTVGLDLILLGIQRDVDSPGR is encoded by the coding sequence ATGCCCGCTTCACACACCTCGGGTCGGCGACGCAAAGACGCTTCCTTGTCGAGGGAGGAGATCGTGCGTGCGGCAATCGAGATCCTCGAAGAGTCCGGCGAAACGGGGCTAACCTTTCGAATGCTCTCAGAACGGTTGCGTAGCGGGTCGGGCGCGATCTACTGGCATGTCTCGAATCGGAACGAACTTCTCGACCTCGCCTGCGAGCAGGTGCTCGCGAACGTCGCCACGACAAACGACCAGAAGCCCATACGGGAGCTTGAGGCCATCCGCAGCATCGCGCTGTCGCTCTTCGATAACCTTGACCGCCACCCCTGGGTGGGTGCGCGACTCCCCAAGAGTCCCGGGCTCCACGGAACACTGAGAGTGCTGGACCGGATTGGCGGACTCCTCGACTCCTACGGCGTCCCGGCCAAACGCCAGTTTTACGTTGCAACGGCAATCGTCACCTACGTGATGGGAGTGGCCGCACAAATGGCCGACAACGCCCAGTCGGTGACTCCCGGGCAGACGCAGGACGAGTGGCTCATGGAACAGTCCAAACGATGGGAAGAGCTTGACGCCGAGCGGTACCCGTTCCTTCACGCCACCGCGTCGGACTTCCGTCACCATGACGACCGAAGCCAGTTCACCGTCGGATTGGACTTGATCCTGCTGGGAATCCAGAGAGACGTCGATTCCCCCGGGCGGTGA
- a CDS encoding MSMEG_0572/Sll0783 family nitrogen starvation response protein, with protein sequence MTTDIDAQIAENIAKSLGEVPHPSLPKGSNIYGSTKLFPDFQAEDGETYFTLIHGIPHESSVSFVAILQATRALRKGFESAIYLYGPGTLAATANRGFPTTGDAGFPGELNMNNSLETFIKEGGTVYCCRFGLALHGIREEDLIEGVIPAHPLDVQDALIYYARKGAIINSTYNL encoded by the coding sequence ATGACCACCGACATCGATGCCCAGATCGCAGAGAACATCGCCAAGTCCCTCGGCGAGGTCCCGCACCCCTCGCTCCCCAAAGGCAGCAACATCTACGGCTCGACGAAGCTCTTCCCTGACTTCCAGGCGGAGGACGGCGAGACGTACTTCACTCTCATCCACGGCATCCCTCACGAGTCCTCGGTGAGCTTCGTCGCGATCCTGCAGGCCACCCGTGCCCTGCGTAAGGGCTTCGAGTCCGCGATCTACCTCTACGGTCCTGGCACGCTCGCGGCGACGGCCAACCGCGGCTTCCCCACCACGGGCGACGCCGGATTCCCGGGCGAACTCAACATGAACAACTCGCTCGAGACGTTCATCAAGGAGGGCGGCACTGTCTACTGCTGCCGCTTCGGCCTGGCACTGCACGGCATCCGCGAGGAGGACCTCATCGAGGGCGTCATCCCCGCGCATCCGCTCGACGTGCAGGACGCGCTGATCTACTACGCGCGCAAGGGCGCGATCATCAACTCCACCTACAACCTCTGA